In Comamonas sp. lk, the following proteins share a genomic window:
- a CDS encoding D-2-hydroxyacid dehydrogenase family protein: protein MNIVILDDYQDAVRKLECAQLLEPFNAKVYTNTVKGVGQLAIRLRDADIIVLIRERTPITRQLLEKLPRLKLIAQTGKAGAHIDVKACTDHGVAIAEGVGSPVAPAELTWALIMASMRRLPQYIANLKHGAWQQSGLKTGSMPTNFGLGNVLRGRTLGIWGYGRIGQLLASYGKVFGMQVCVWGSEASRQRAVDDGLTAAASKEAFFEQSDVLSLHLRLHEATRGVVTAQDLARMKPTALFVNTSRAELIEPEALLCALNRGRPGLAAIDVFESEPILQGHALLRLENCICTPHIGYVEQDSYELYFRAAFENVVNFVAGNATHILNPEVLSGPIRLRQ, encoded by the coding sequence GTGAACATAGTTATTCTGGACGATTATCAAGATGCCGTGCGCAAGCTCGAATGCGCCCAGTTGCTGGAGCCTTTCAATGCCAAGGTCTACACCAACACGGTCAAGGGCGTAGGCCAGTTGGCCATCAGGCTGCGCGACGCGGACATCATCGTTCTGATCCGCGAACGCACGCCCATCACCCGGCAGTTGCTGGAAAAACTGCCGCGTCTCAAGCTCATCGCCCAGACGGGCAAGGCAGGCGCCCATATCGACGTCAAAGCCTGTACCGACCATGGCGTGGCCATTGCCGAAGGCGTAGGCTCTCCGGTCGCCCCTGCCGAGCTGACCTGGGCCTTGATCATGGCGTCTATGCGCCGCCTGCCGCAGTACATTGCCAATCTCAAACACGGAGCCTGGCAGCAATCGGGACTCAAGACCGGCTCCATGCCCACCAACTTCGGTCTGGGCAATGTGCTGCGTGGCCGCACCTTGGGCATCTGGGGCTATGGCCGCATAGGCCAGTTGCTGGCCAGCTACGGCAAGGTGTTTGGCATGCAGGTCTGCGTCTGGGGCAGCGAAGCCTCCCGGCAAAGAGCTGTGGATGATGGCCTGACGGCCGCCGCATCCAAGGAAGCTTTTTTTGAGCAAAGCGATGTGCTGTCTCTGCACCTGCGCCTGCATGAAGCTACGCGCGGCGTGGTCACGGCTCAGGACCTGGCCCGCATGAAGCCCACCGCCCTGTTCGTCAATACCTCACGCGCCGAGCTCATAGAGCCTGAGGCCTTGCTCTGCGCGCTCAATCGTGGCCGCCCCGGTCTGGCCGCCATCGATGTATTCGAGAGTGAACCCATTTTGCAAGGACATGCCTTGCTGCGTCTGGAAAACTGCATTTGCACGCCGCATATAGGCTATGTGGAGCAAGACAGCTACGAGCTCTACTTCCGCGCCGCCTTTGAGAATGTGGTGAATTTTGTGGCCGGCAATGCCACCCACATCCTCAACCCCGAGGTGCTCTCAGGCCCTATCCGGCTCAGACAGTGA